In Streptomyces chartreusis NRRL 3882, the following are encoded in one genomic region:
- a CDS encoding aldehyde dehydrogenase family protein gives MAESNELQARSTIHAGGEWRAAVSGATREILDPADALPFAVVAEGDEKDTDLAIAAARRAFDEGEWPRTPAGERAALLRRVADLLVRDREQLGLLESRDAGKTVEEGRVDIDCVADAFRYFADLIAAESPGRVVDAGSPDIHSVVVHEPIGVCSMITPWNYPLLQASWKIAPALAAGNTFVIKPSEITPMTTIALIELLVEAGLPAGVANIVTGPGHSVGARLSEHPDVDLVSFTGGLISGTKVAQAAAPGVKKVALELGGKNPNVVFADACATEEGFDTAVDQALNAAFIHSGQVCSAGARLIIEESVRDRFVAELARRAEKIRLGRGTEDGVECGPLVSEQQRAKVEMYVESALKEGAVLRSGGKRPEPSPQRPENGYFYEPTVLDHCHREMRVVREEVFGPVLTVETFRTEDEAVALANDTEYGLAGGVWTADAGRARRVAGRLRHGTIWINDFHPYLPQAEWGGFGKSGVGRELGPAGLAEYRETKHVYQNLAPKPVRWFAG, from the coding sequence ATGGCGGAAAGCAACGAACTCCAGGCGCGCAGCACCATCCACGCGGGAGGGGAATGGCGTGCGGCCGTCTCCGGCGCCACGCGCGAGATCCTCGACCCTGCGGACGCCCTGCCGTTCGCCGTGGTCGCGGAGGGCGACGAGAAGGACACCGACCTCGCGATCGCCGCCGCCCGGCGCGCCTTCGACGAGGGGGAGTGGCCGCGGACGCCCGCCGGGGAGCGGGCCGCGCTGCTGCGCCGGGTCGCCGACCTGCTCGTGCGCGACCGCGAGCAGCTCGGGCTGCTGGAGAGCCGTGACGCCGGCAAGACCGTCGAGGAAGGGCGCGTCGACATCGACTGCGTCGCCGACGCCTTCCGGTACTTCGCCGACCTGATCGCGGCCGAGAGCCCGGGCCGGGTCGTGGACGCCGGCTCGCCCGACATCCACAGCGTCGTCGTCCACGAGCCCATCGGCGTCTGCTCGATGATCACGCCCTGGAACTACCCGCTGCTCCAGGCCAGCTGGAAGATCGCCCCGGCCCTGGCCGCCGGCAACACCTTCGTCATCAAGCCCAGCGAGATCACCCCGATGACGACCATCGCGCTGATCGAGCTGCTCGTCGAGGCCGGACTGCCCGCGGGGGTCGCCAACATCGTCACCGGGCCGGGTCATTCGGTCGGCGCCCGGCTCTCCGAGCACCCCGACGTCGACCTGGTCTCCTTCACCGGCGGCCTGATCAGCGGCACCAAGGTGGCCCAGGCCGCCGCGCCCGGCGTCAAGAAGGTCGCCCTCGAACTCGGCGGCAAGAACCCCAACGTCGTCTTCGCCGACGCCTGCGCCACCGAGGAGGGCTTCGACACCGCCGTCGACCAGGCCCTCAACGCCGCCTTCATCCACAGCGGCCAGGTCTGCTCGGCCGGTGCCCGCCTCATCATCGAGGAGTCCGTGCGGGACCGTTTCGTCGCCGAGCTCGCCCGCAGGGCCGAGAAGATCCGGCTCGGCCGCGGCACCGAGGACGGCGTCGAGTGCGGCCCGCTGGTCTCCGAACAGCAGCGTGCCAAGGTCGAGATGTACGTCGAGTCCGCCCTCAAGGAGGGCGCGGTGCTGCGCTCCGGCGGCAAGCGCCCCGAGCCCTCCCCGCAGCGCCCGGAGAACGGCTACTTCTACGAGCCGACCGTCCTCGACCACTGCCACCGCGAGATGCGTGTCGTGCGGGAGGAGGTCTTCGGGCCGGTCCTCACCGTCGAGACCTTCCGTACCGAGGACGAGGCCGTGGCCCTCGCCAACGACACCGAGTACGGCCTCGCGGGCGGTGTCTGGACCGCCGACGCGGGCCGCGCCCGGCGCGTGGCCGGCCGGCTGCGGCACGGCACGATCTGGATCAACGACTTCCACCCCTACCTGCCGCAGGCGGAATGGGGCGGTTTCGGCAAGAGCGGAGTGGGCCGCGAACTCGGCCCGGCCGGGCTCGCCGAGTACCGCGAGACCAAGCACGTCTACCAGAACCTCGCGCCGAAGCCGGTGCGCTGGTTCGCGGGCTGA
- a CDS encoding GMC family oxidoreductase, with protein MSHTHEYDYVVIGGGTAGSVIASRLTENPDVSVAVIEGGPSDVGRDDVLTLRRWMGLLGGELDYDYPTTEQPRGNSHIRHSRARVLGGCSSHNTLIAFKPLPADWDEWEAAGAKGWGAVQMEAYFARLLNNIVPVDERDRNAIARDFVDAAQAALDVPRVEGFNRKPFTEGVGFFDLAYHPENNKRSSASVAYLHPVMDERPNLTILLETWAYKLELDGDRAEGVHVRTKDGEEILVKARNEVLLCAGAVDSPRLLMHSGIGPKADLEKLGIPVAHDLPGVGENLLDHPESVIVWETNGPIPENSAMDSDAGLFVRRDPELPHPDLMFHFYQIPFTDNPERLGYQRPEFGVSMTPNIPKPKSRGRLYLTSADPEVKPALDFRYFTDADDYDGRTLVDGIKIAREIAKTEPLAGWLKREVAPGPDVTGDEELSEYARKVAHTVYHPAGTCKMGAADDRLAVVDPELRIRGLEGIRIADASVFPTMTTVNPMIGVLMVGEKAAELIGGGAK; from the coding sequence ATGTCCCACACCCATGAGTACGACTATGTCGTGATAGGCGGCGGAACCGCCGGTTCCGTCATCGCCTCCCGCCTGACCGAGAACCCCGACGTCTCCGTCGCCGTCATCGAGGGCGGCCCCAGCGACGTCGGCCGCGACGACGTGCTGACCCTGCGCCGCTGGATGGGCCTGCTGGGCGGCGAGCTCGACTACGACTACCCCACGACGGAGCAGCCACGCGGGAATTCGCACATCCGGCACAGCCGGGCCCGGGTCCTGGGCGGCTGCTCCTCGCACAACACGCTGATCGCGTTCAAGCCGCTGCCCGCCGACTGGGACGAGTGGGAGGCCGCCGGCGCCAAGGGCTGGGGCGCGGTGCAGATGGAGGCGTACTTCGCGCGCCTGCTCAACAACATCGTCCCGGTCGACGAGCGGGACCGGAACGCCATCGCCCGTGACTTCGTCGACGCGGCCCAGGCGGCGCTGGACGTGCCGCGCGTGGAGGGCTTCAACCGGAAGCCGTTCACCGAGGGCGTCGGCTTCTTCGACCTCGCCTACCACCCCGAGAACAACAAGCGGTCCTCGGCGTCTGTGGCGTACCTGCACCCGGTGATGGACGAGCGCCCCAACCTCACGATCCTGCTGGAGACCTGGGCGTACAAGCTGGAGCTGGACGGCGACCGCGCCGAGGGCGTGCACGTGCGCACCAAGGACGGCGAGGAGATCCTCGTCAAGGCGCGCAATGAGGTCCTGCTGTGCGCCGGCGCCGTCGACTCGCCCCGGCTGCTGATGCACTCCGGCATCGGCCCGAAGGCGGACCTGGAGAAGCTCGGCATCCCCGTCGCGCACGACCTGCCGGGCGTCGGCGAGAACCTGCTCGACCACCCCGAGTCGGTCATCGTGTGGGAGACCAACGGCCCCATCCCGGAGAACTCCGCGATGGACTCGGACGCGGGCCTGTTCGTGCGCCGCGACCCCGAACTGCCGCACCCCGACCTGATGTTCCACTTCTACCAGATCCCCTTCACGGACAACCCGGAGCGACTGGGCTACCAGCGGCCGGAGTTCGGCGTCTCCATGACGCCGAACATCCCCAAGCCCAAGAGCCGCGGCCGGCTGTACCTGACCAGCGCCGACCCCGAGGTCAAGCCCGCCCTGGACTTCCGCTACTTCACCGACGCGGACGACTACGACGGCAGGACCCTCGTCGACGGCATCAAGATCGCCCGCGAGATCGCCAAGACCGAGCCCCTGGCCGGCTGGCTCAAGCGCGAGGTGGCCCCCGGCCCGGACGTCACCGGCGACGAGGAGCTCAGCGAGTACGCCCGCAAGGTCGCCCACACCGTCTACCACCCGGCCGGCACCTGCAAGATGGGCGCCGCCGACGACCGGCTCGCCGTCGTCGACCCCGAACTGCGCATCCGCGGCCTGGAGGGCATCCGCATCGCCGACGCCTCCGTGTTCCCCACCATGACCACCGTGAACCCGATGATCGGCGTGCTCATGGTCGGGGAGAAGGCCGCCGAGCTGATCGGTGGTGGTGCCAAGTGA
- a CDS encoding MFS transporter: MPSHALKRRTLLALCACVLVAQSMVAAVNLLIPQLSSSSLHPSSSEILWTVDAYVIVFAGLLIPAGTLGDRYGRKGALLTGLALFAAGAALSALARDPALLVAGRGVSGAGAALITPATMSILLHLAGPHGRARAMASWTLAIGLGGLAGNLGGGLAGQFLSWRALFAVMVPLAALLALAVAVTTPRTDRSPHSHLAPAGTLLLTAGLVAALFGIIEGPEYGWGAPRILFAFAAGALLIALFTVQSLRSRTPLFDPRVFAAPRLRAATLGMATGFFGLFALFYLNSQYLQGVKGYGPARAGISIVPLIVGMALVPRLAARWAPRHPRPVIGGGLALIGVGLLGVSTAGAGTPYAVYACWLLVISAGTGLCMPTLTLGVVTSLPPHQAGLGSGLGTAAREIGAALGVAVTGTVLASHDGLPGGMAPALRTVALLVLAATVAVVAGYGGSRKDAGEPAGPAPDGTGTGPAHKRGGAPVR; encoded by the coding sequence TTGCCCTCGCACGCCCTGAAACGGCGGACCCTGCTCGCCCTGTGCGCCTGCGTCCTGGTCGCCCAGAGCATGGTCGCCGCCGTCAACCTGCTGATTCCCCAGCTGAGTTCGTCGTCCCTGCACCCCTCGTCCAGCGAGATCCTGTGGACGGTCGACGCGTACGTCATCGTCTTCGCCGGGCTCCTCATCCCGGCCGGCACCCTCGGTGACCGGTACGGCCGCAAAGGCGCCTTGCTCACCGGGCTCGCCCTGTTCGCGGCCGGCGCCGCCCTCAGTGCCCTCGCCCGGGACCCGGCGCTGCTCGTCGCCGGGCGCGGTGTCTCGGGAGCCGGGGCCGCGCTGATCACACCGGCGACGATGTCGATCCTGCTGCACCTCGCCGGACCGCACGGGCGCGCCCGGGCGATGGCCTCCTGGACGCTGGCGATCGGCCTCGGCGGCCTGGCCGGCAATCTCGGCGGCGGTCTGGCCGGCCAGTTCCTGTCCTGGCGCGCCCTGTTCGCCGTCATGGTCCCGCTGGCCGCGCTGCTCGCCCTCGCGGTGGCCGTCACCACCCCGCGCACCGACCGCTCCCCGCACAGCCACCTCGCCCCGGCCGGCACCCTGCTCCTCACGGCCGGGCTGGTCGCCGCGCTCTTCGGCATCATCGAGGGCCCGGAGTACGGCTGGGGCGCACCGCGGATCCTGTTCGCGTTCGCGGCGGGCGCCCTGCTCATCGCCCTGTTCACGGTCCAGTCCCTGCGCTCGCGCACCCCGCTGTTCGACCCGCGCGTCTTCGCGGCGCCCCGGCTGCGCGCGGCCACCCTCGGCATGGCGACCGGCTTCTTCGGCCTGTTCGCCCTCTTCTACCTCAACTCGCAGTACCTCCAGGGCGTCAAGGGCTACGGCCCCGCCCGCGCCGGCATCTCCATCGTCCCGCTGATCGTCGGCATGGCACTGGTGCCCCGGCTGGCGGCACGCTGGGCCCCACGTCACCCCCGGCCGGTCATCGGCGGCGGCCTGGCCCTCATCGGCGTAGGCCTGCTCGGCGTGTCGACGGCCGGCGCGGGCACGCCCTACGCGGTGTACGCCTGCTGGCTGCTGGTCATCTCGGCGGGCACCGGGCTGTGCATGCCGACGCTGACCCTGGGCGTCGTCACGTCCCTGCCGCCCCACCAGGCGGGTCTCGGTTCCGGCCTCGGCACCGCCGCCCGGGAGATCGGCGCGGCGCTCGGCGTCGCGGTCACCGGCACGGTCCTGGCCTCCCACGACGGCCTCCCGGGCGGTATGGCCCCGGCCCTGCGCACGGTCGCCCTGCTGGTCCTGGCGGCGACGGTGGCGGTGGTCGCCGGGTACGGCGGCTCCCGGAAGGACGCCGGAGAGCCCGCGGGCCCCGCACCGGACGGAACCGGTACGGGGCCTGCGCACAAACGCGGAGGGGCTCCGGTCAGATGA
- a CDS encoding DUF2690 domain-containing protein, translated as MPDELDPQIREFTSQLRRLVDRSGLSIASVADRTGYSKTSWERYLNGRLLAPKGAIVALAEVTGTNPVHLTTMWELAERAWSRSEMRHDMTMEAIRISQARAALGEFGGQDFGSPSAGSKDDGKAASAGGSRTARRSGSATVTPGIAGPAGVAPTVPPQPTAPEVQDSTGSGGTGVNSWGVAGYQGPSQGRGRPAGTGTGSTPGSGPGTARMPGVGAGSYDAPPRDAVPAGAGAGGAGGSGGSAGSGGSGGKRRTAMFLAGVVGVLVVIAGAFYLTGGGGDDEAKGGGKSPAPTAATNQELPPGVKCSGDSCTGKDAENMGCSGDLVTTAQTATVGTTVVEVRYSETCKAAWGRITQAAQGDEVQVSAGKAKQTGSITAAGDTIAYTPMVSVENAADAKACATLASGRQGCTE; from the coding sequence TTGCCGGATGAGCTCGATCCGCAGATCAGGGAGTTCACCAGCCAGCTGCGCAGGCTCGTGGACCGCAGTGGTCTGAGCATCGCGTCGGTGGCGGACCGCACGGGCTACAGCAAGACGTCGTGGGAGCGTTATCTGAACGGCCGGCTGCTCGCGCCCAAGGGCGCGATCGTGGCGCTGGCCGAGGTCACCGGGACCAACCCGGTGCACCTCACCACCATGTGGGAGCTCGCCGAGCGCGCCTGGAGCCGCTCGGAGATGCGGCACGACATGACGATGGAGGCCATCCGGATCTCCCAGGCGCGCGCCGCGCTCGGTGAGTTCGGCGGGCAGGACTTCGGGAGCCCGTCGGCCGGTTCCAAGGACGACGGCAAGGCCGCCTCCGCGGGCGGTAGCCGGACCGCCCGCAGAAGCGGCAGCGCCACGGTCACGCCGGGCATCGCGGGGCCGGCGGGCGTCGCCCCGACCGTGCCGCCGCAGCCGACGGCCCCCGAGGTCCAGGACTCCACCGGCAGCGGTGGGACCGGGGTCAACTCGTGGGGGGTGGCCGGGTACCAGGGCCCGTCCCAGGGCCGCGGGCGTCCCGCCGGCACGGGAACCGGCTCCACGCCCGGTTCGGGCCCCGGCACCGCCCGGATGCCGGGCGTCGGAGCGGGCTCGTACGACGCACCGCCGCGGGACGCCGTCCCGGCGGGTGCGGGTGCGGGTGGCGCCGGTGGCTCCGGCGGCTCTGCCGGCTCGGGCGGCTCGGGCGGCAAGCGGCGGACCGCGATGTTCCTCGCGGGTGTCGTGGGCGTGCTCGTGGTGATCGCCGGTGCGTTCTACCTCACCGGTGGCGGTGGCGACGACGAGGCCAAGGGCGGCGGCAAGTCGCCGGCGCCGACCGCCGCCACGAACCAGGAGCTGCCGCCCGGCGTGAAGTGCAGCGGCGACAGCTGCACGGGCAAGGACGCGGAGAACATGGGGTGCAGTGGTGACCTGGTGACCACGGCCCAGACCGCGACCGTCGGCACGACCGTCGTCGAGGTCCGCTACAGCGAGACCTGCAAGGCGGCCTGGGGCCGTATCACCCAGGCGGCTCAGGGCGACGAGGTGCAGGTCAGCGCGGGCAAGGCGAAGCAGACGGGGAGCATCACCGCCGCCGGCGACACGATCGCGTACACCCCGATGGTCTCGGTCGAGAACGCCGCCGACGCGAAGGCCTGCGCCACCCTGGCGTCCGGCCGGCAGGGCTGCACGGAGTAG
- a CDS encoding LysR family transcriptional regulator: protein MRVTQSSGLDLNLLVALDVLLEEQSVGGAARRLHLSEPAMSRTLGRIRKALGDPVLVRAGRRMVPTPRALAVRAEVSAVVERARALFAPTDTDLRTVTRTFTVLCHDAVAAACGPDLFTRAARDAPGIRLRFLTESHVDAPFLREGTADLEVGVIDTVAPEVRVESLYEDRMVGVVRAGHPLLEGELTPERFALEADHLTVSRRGKLHGPVDEALAGLGLARRVVGSVGTFPASLFVVRATDLAGLISSWSVPLARALGLATFDVPLWLPPVRVGLAWHPRHDVDPAHGWLRGTMREILAEWSGS, encoded by the coding sequence ATGCGTGTGACGCAATCAAGCGGCCTGGACCTGAATCTGCTGGTCGCCCTGGACGTGCTGCTGGAGGAGCAGAGCGTCGGCGGTGCGGCGCGGCGGCTGCATCTGTCCGAGCCGGCGATGAGCCGCACCCTGGGCCGCATCCGCAAGGCGCTCGGTGACCCGGTGCTCGTGCGGGCCGGGCGGCGGATGGTGCCGACGCCGCGTGCGCTGGCCGTACGGGCCGAGGTGAGCGCGGTGGTGGAGCGGGCCCGGGCGCTGTTCGCACCCACCGACACCGACCTGAGGACGGTGACCCGCACGTTCACCGTCCTCTGCCATGACGCCGTCGCCGCCGCCTGCGGCCCGGACCTCTTCACCCGGGCGGCCCGCGACGCCCCCGGGATCCGCCTCCGGTTCCTCACCGAGAGCCATGTGGACGCGCCCTTCCTGCGCGAGGGCACCGCCGATCTGGAGGTCGGGGTGATCGACACGGTGGCGCCGGAGGTGCGGGTGGAGTCGCTGTACGAGGACCGGATGGTGGGGGTCGTACGGGCCGGGCATCCGCTGCTGGAGGGTGAGTTGACGCCCGAGCGGTTCGCTCTTGAGGCCGATCACCTGACCGTCTCCCGGCGGGGGAAGCTGCACGGGCCGGTGGACGAGGCGCTCGCCGGACTCGGCCTGGCCCGGCGGGTGGTGGGGTCGGTGGGCACCTTCCCCGCCTCCCTCTTCGTCGTCCGGGCCACCGACCTGGCGGGTCTGATCAGCTCCTGGAGCGTGCCGCTGGCGCGGGCCCTGGGCCTGGCCACCTTCGATGTCCCCCTTTGGCTGCCCCCGGTCCGGGTCGGACTGGCGTGGCACCCACGCCACGACGTCGATCCCGCGCACGGATGGCTTCGGGGGACGATGCGGGAGATCCTCGCCGAGTGGTCGGGGTCGTAG
- a CDS encoding DinB family protein — MTQDVEAVPFEPPVAGDESDTLVGSLERQRRTFAWKCEGLDAVGLSARVASSALTLGGLLKHLAHVEDEYLSVRLLGKKPAPPWDAVDRDTEPDQEWSSAGDTPEQLYALWARTVARSRANLREALAGGDAGRLAAYTTRDGRSPSVRRLLVDLIEEYARHVGHADLIRESIDGRVGEDPPEDFRPRTI, encoded by the coding sequence ATGACACAGGATGTGGAAGCGGTACCGTTCGAGCCGCCGGTCGCGGGGGACGAGTCGGACACGCTCGTCGGCTCGCTGGAGCGCCAGCGCAGGACGTTCGCCTGGAAGTGCGAGGGGCTGGACGCGGTCGGCCTGAGCGCTCGGGTGGCCTCCTCGGCTCTCACACTGGGCGGCCTGCTCAAACACCTCGCCCACGTCGAGGACGAGTACCTGTCCGTGCGACTGCTGGGGAAGAAGCCAGCGCCGCCGTGGGACGCGGTGGACCGGGACACCGAGCCGGACCAAGAGTGGAGCTCGGCCGGGGACACCCCCGAGCAGTTGTACGCCCTGTGGGCGCGGACGGTGGCCCGGTCCCGGGCGAACCTGCGCGAGGCACTGGCCGGTGGCGACGCCGGCCGGCTCGCCGCGTACACCACCCGCGACGGCCGGTCCCCGAGCGTGCGGCGCCTGCTCGTCGACCTCATCGAGGAGTACGCCCGCCACGTCGGCCACGCCGACCTCATACGTGAGTCGATCGACGGACGGGTGGGCGAGGACCCGCCGGAGGACTTCCGACCTCGGACGATCTGA
- a CDS encoding malate dehydrogenase encodes MTRTPVNVTVTGAAGQIGYALLFRIASGQLLGADVPVKLRLLEITPALKAAEGTAMELDDCAFPLLAGIDITDDPNVAFDGTNVGLLVGARPRTKGMERGDLLEANGGIFKPQGKAINDHAADDVKVLVVGNPANTNALIAQAAAPDVPAERFTAMTRLDHNRALTQLAKKTGSTVSDIKRLTIWGNHSATQYPDIFHATVAGKNAAEVVNDEKWLTEDFIPTVAKRGAAIIEARGASSAASAANAAIDHVYSWVNGTAEGDWVSMGIPSDGSYGVPEGLISSFPVTCKDGKYEIVQGLEINEFSRARIDASVKELEEEREAVRGLGLI; translated from the coding sequence ATGACCCGCACTCCCGTGAACGTCACCGTCACCGGCGCGGCCGGCCAGATCGGTTACGCCCTGCTCTTCCGCATCGCCTCCGGTCAGCTGCTCGGCGCGGACGTGCCGGTGAAGCTGCGCCTGCTGGAGATCACGCCGGCCCTGAAGGCGGCCGAGGGCACGGCCATGGAGCTGGACGACTGCGCGTTCCCGCTCCTGGCGGGCATCGACATCACGGACGACCCGAACGTCGCCTTCGACGGCACGAACGTGGGCCTGCTCGTCGGCGCCCGCCCCCGCACCAAGGGCATGGAGCGCGGCGACCTGCTGGAGGCCAACGGCGGCATCTTCAAGCCGCAGGGCAAGGCCATCAACGACCACGCCGCGGACGACGTCAAGGTCCTCGTCGTCGGCAACCCGGCCAACACCAACGCGCTCATCGCGCAGGCCGCCGCGCCCGACGTACCCGCCGAGCGGTTCACGGCCATGACCCGTCTCGACCACAACCGCGCCCTGACCCAGCTCGCGAAGAAGACCGGTTCCACGGTCTCCGACATCAAGCGGCTCACCATCTGGGGCAACCACTCCGCCACCCAGTACCCGGACATCTTCCACGCCACGGTCGCCGGCAAGAACGCCGCCGAGGTCGTGAACGACGAGAAGTGGCTGACCGAGGACTTCATCCCGACCGTCGCCAAGCGCGGCGCCGCCATCATCGAGGCCCGCGGCGCCTCGTCGGCCGCCTCCGCCGCCAACGCCGCCATCGACCACGTCTACTCCTGGGTCAACGGCACCGCCGAGGGTGACTGGGTCTCCATGGGCATCCCGTCGGACGGCTCCTACGGCGTCCCGGAGGGCCTGATCTCCTCCTTCCCGGTCACCTGCAAGGACGGCAAGTACGAGATCGTCCAGGGCCTGGAGATCAACGAGTTCTCCCGCGCCCGGATCGACGCCTCCGTCAAGGAGCTCGAGGAGGAGCGCGAGGCGGTCCGCGGCCTCGGCCTCATCTGA